One window of the Corynebacterium glutamicum ATCC 13032 genome contains the following:
- a CDS encoding CPBP family intramembrane glutamic endopeptidase produces MSSSVMSPRRIKAEILIVLAITFGMSGLRSILRLIDDLLAPVALNDQQVALNASMANSAWLDLTLQLCSAGVLFSWGALAIYLLGERFQWIKPKDWAWGAGLAALIGIPGLIFYASAVHLGLSKQVVPTTLETWWEIPVLLIWSAANAFGEEIVVVMWFFTRLRQLKWSVPAVIVTSSVLRGSYHLYQGISAGLGNIIMGVAFAYFYHRTGKIWPLVIAHFLIDAVAFVGYSAIGGNLSWLGL; encoded by the coding sequence AGTAGTTCAGTAATGTCACCGCGTCGAATAAAGGCGGAAATACTTATCGTTTTAGCCATCACCTTTGGCATGAGCGGCCTGCGATCAATCCTGCGCCTCATCGACGATCTCCTCGCACCGGTTGCGCTCAACGACCAGCAAGTTGCACTGAATGCCTCAATGGCAAACTCCGCATGGCTGGATCTCACCTTGCAATTGTGTTCCGCCGGAGTGCTGTTTTCCTGGGGAGCACTAGCGATCTACCTGCTAGGTGAACGTTTTCAGTGGATTAAACCCAAAGACTGGGCATGGGGTGCAGGCCTTGCAGCACTCATTGGTATTCCAGGGTTAATCTTCTACGCCAGTGCTGTTCATTTGGGGCTGTCCAAACAGGTTGTGCCCACCACGTTGGAAACCTGGTGGGAAATCCCAGTACTTCTTATCTGGTCAGCTGCCAACGCCTTTGGTGAAGAGATCGTGGTAGTCATGTGGTTTTTCACCAGGCTGCGCCAGCTGAAGTGGAGTGTGCCTGCAGTTATCGTGACATCTTCAGTACTACGCGGTTCCTATCACCTCTACCAGGGAATCTCTGCAGGCTTGGGCAACATCATCATGGGAGTAGCGTTCGCGTACTTCTATCACCGCACGGGCAAAATCTGGCCACTGGTAATCGCTCACTTCTTGATTGATGCGGTGGCTTTTGTGGGCTACTCCGCAATTGGCGGGAATTTAAGTTGGTTAGGGCTTTAA
- a CDS encoding LCP family protein produces the protein MDSPGQGEIARDSQGRPILDRYGRPVRVRPQPRQTPPTPRTPPVNETRVYQPRQTPPRQTPPRQTPPRQMPPRQTPPRQVPPQQQYQQPGQIGQVRPQPPVIAGDGGRRRKAISFKPRGCLGTIAGVLAVGLVLVFVVTLWADSKLNRVDATPATQVANTAGTNWLLVGSDSRQGLSDEDIERLGTGGDIGVGRTDTIMVLHMPRTGEPTLLSIPRDSYVNVPGWGMDKANAAFTVGGPELLTQTVEEATGLRIDHYAEIGMGGLANMVDAVGGVEMCPAEPMYDPLANLDIQAGCQEFDGAAALGYVRTRATALGDLDRVVRQREFFSALLSTATSPGTLLNPFRTFPMISNAVGTFTVGEGDHVWHLARLALAMRGGIVTETVPIASFADYDVGNVAIWDEAGAEALFSSMR, from the coding sequence ATGGATTCACCAGGACAGGGCGAGATTGCCCGCGATAGTCAAGGACGCCCGATACTGGACCGGTATGGTCGGCCGGTTCGGGTTCGTCCGCAACCGCGGCAAACTCCCCCGACTCCTCGAACCCCTCCGGTGAATGAAACAAGGGTCTATCAGCCAAGGCAAACGCCACCGCGCCAGACTCCTCCAAGGCAGACACCTCCACGACAAATGCCTCCTAGGCAAACCCCACCGAGGCAGGTTCCCCCACAACAGCAGTACCAGCAGCCTGGTCAGATCGGGCAGGTTCGTCCACAGCCGCCGGTGATTGCAGGGGATGGGGGGAGGCGTCGAAAAGCAATATCTTTTAAGCCCCGTGGCTGCCTGGGCACGATCGCGGGCGTGCTTGCTGTGGGCTTGGTGCTTGTGTTTGTGGTGACGCTGTGGGCGGATTCGAAGCTGAATCGCGTGGATGCCACGCCTGCGACGCAGGTGGCGAACACTGCCGGAACGAACTGGCTGCTGGTAGGTTCGGATTCGCGGCAGGGTTTAAGTGATGAGGATATTGAGCGGCTAGGTACCGGCGGCGATATCGGTGTGGGCCGTACGGACACGATCATGGTGTTGCATATGCCGCGTACTGGCGAGCCGACGCTGTTGTCGATTCCGCGTGATTCTTATGTCAATGTCCCTGGCTGGGGCATGGATAAGGCAAACGCCGCATTTACCGTGGGTGGCCCGGAACTGCTGACGCAAACCGTGGAGGAGGCAACTGGCCTGCGAATTGATCACTATGCAGAAATCGGCATGGGTGGTTTGGCGAACATGGTTGATGCCGTGGGCGGCGTGGAAATGTGTCCTGCTGAGCCGATGTATGATCCGCTCGCGAACCTGGATATTCAGGCTGGTTGCCAGGAATTTGATGGGGCAGCCGCGCTGGGTTATGTGCGCACTCGTGCCACAGCCCTGGGTGATCTGGACCGGGTGGTGCGTCAGCGGGAATTCTTCTCCGCTCTGCTGAGTACAGCTACGTCCCCGGGCACGTTGCTGAATCCGTTCCGCACCTTCCCGATGATCTCCAACGCGGTGGGAACATTCACCGTCGGCGAGGGCGATCACGTGTGGCACCTGGCCCGATTGGCGCTGGCGATGCGCGGAGGAATCGTGACGGAGACCGTGCCGATTGCCTCATTCGCAGATTACGATGTGGGAAATGTTGCGATTTGGGACGAAGCTGGAGCCGAAGCACTATTTAGCTCCATGCGCTAA
- a CDS encoding carboxymuconolactone decarboxylase family protein, with protein MSYHDHSDIEYLKKIGANSPDAFKAFVHFDEAALRGPNKKIPRNYTEMIALAVAFTTQCAYCIDIHTAAAKKEGVTTEELAEVALIAAALRAGGAMTHGALAMKLYDEN; from the coding sequence ATGTCTTACCACGATCACAGCGACATCGAATACCTCAAGAAGATCGGCGCCAACTCCCCTGACGCCTTCAAAGCTTTTGTCCATTTTGATGAGGCAGCTCTCCGCGGCCCGAACAAGAAAATCCCACGCAACTACACCGAAATGATCGCACTTGCGGTCGCATTCACAACCCAATGCGCCTACTGCATCGACATCCACACTGCCGCTGCGAAGAAGGAAGGTGTCACCACCGAGGAGCTCGCTGAGGTTGCGCTCATCGCCGCAGCACTTCGGGCAGGCGGCGCCATGACGCACGGCGCACTTGCCATGAAGCTTTACGACGAAAACTAG
- a CDS encoding DUF3500 domain-containing protein: MRLNKRLPAALSGLLLSAALLAGCSTSGTAETTTTTVSSAAASTTTSTSSASSSSSSSSSSSSSDSSTTAETISNTAEAAQAFLSTLSTEEQDAVLYDYDAEEKSTGWSNFPVTFVQRSGVNLTDLTEEQQAAALNVLKNLLNDDAYQMIEDIMASDQYLNDESNTTEDSLGQYYIAFFGDPSSDSDWSIQFGGHHIGINTTFSDGAITFAPTHLGTQPSEWTNEDGETVAALSNMYETAFAFYDSLAEEQQAQLYQGEELDSMVCAPGSTCDYPTGTGLKGSDLTDEQKELLIDVIANWVGLADEETTETELDAIRETLDDTYINWSGATEYDTSTGDGIYFQISGPKVYIEFANQQGSAGADIDGVITAGWGHIHTIYRDPTNDYANSVTQEAASGMMGGGPGGNGGEMPSGDMPTGEMPSGAPSN, from the coding sequence ATGCGCCTCAACAAACGACTCCCAGCGGCACTCTCCGGACTGCTGCTCTCTGCTGCCCTTCTTGCCGGATGCTCCACTTCTGGAACCGCCGAGACCACGACAACAACCGTTTCATCTGCTGCGGCATCAACAACCACTTCCACCTCCTCTGCTTCGTCTTCCTCTTCCTCCTCCTCTTCCTCCTCTTCCTCCGACTCAAGCACCACCGCCGAAACCATCTCCAACACCGCGGAAGCTGCCCAAGCTTTCTTGTCCACCCTGTCCACCGAAGAACAAGACGCCGTACTCTACGACTACGACGCCGAAGAAAAGTCCACCGGCTGGTCTAACTTCCCAGTCACCTTCGTGCAGCGTTCCGGCGTGAACCTCACCGACCTCACTGAGGAACAGCAAGCAGCTGCCCTCAACGTGCTGAAGAACCTGCTCAACGACGACGCCTACCAAATGATCGAAGACATCATGGCTAGCGATCAGTACCTCAACGACGAAAGCAACACCACCGAGGATTCCCTCGGCCAGTACTACATCGCATTCTTCGGCGATCCAAGCAGCGACTCCGACTGGTCCATCCAATTCGGCGGACACCACATCGGCATCAACACCACCTTCTCCGACGGTGCCATCACCTTCGCCCCAACCCACCTTGGCACCCAGCCTTCCGAGTGGACCAACGAGGACGGCGAAACCGTTGCAGCACTAAGCAACATGTACGAAACCGCCTTCGCCTTCTACGACAGCCTCGCCGAAGAGCAGCAAGCACAGCTCTACCAGGGTGAAGAGTTGGATTCCATGGTGTGCGCACCGGGCAGCACGTGCGACTACCCAACCGGCACCGGCTTGAAAGGCTCTGACCTCACCGATGAGCAAAAAGAATTGCTCATCGATGTCATCGCAAACTGGGTTGGCCTCGCCGATGAGGAAACCACCGAAACTGAACTCGATGCCATCCGCGAAACCCTGGATGACACCTACATCAACTGGTCCGGCGCCACCGAGTACGACACCTCCACCGGCGACGGCATCTACTTCCAGATCAGTGGCCCAAAGGTCTACATTGAGTTCGCTAACCAGCAAGGTTCTGCAGGTGCCGACATCGACGGTGTCATCACCGCTGGATGGGGCCACATTCACACCATCTACCGCGACCCAACCAATGACTACGCTAACTCCGTAACTCAGGAAGCAGCCAGCGGAATGATGGGCGGCGGCCCTGGTGGTAATGGTGGCGAGATGCCTAGCGGTGACATGCCTACTGGTGAGATGCCTTCTGGCGCTCCATCAAACTAA
- a CDS encoding DUF5926 family protein, with the protein MAKKTKKNEQLPEGMSRRQAKLAARAAERAALEREPRPFEGLAMESQLVALQEFIPSATAPITVAGTDRKITLCTVLPGAAAALVREEAFGGEAFVAMQQAIRSNNPSKDLAFALNWVINAKAGESLATATADGTQPELKSLLNDADTLEITTHQDFNWWLAENDNLSPEVAQHMQAANDSILPSHEVEADVPGAVWWVNPGGKAHIRWVRTENETALFNALARIAARGELNLGEETKFAGAFRTHGIVVPVWDLDPERPSTDYADVLVALNEKIVAELDNDAQLNADERRQLENIKSRQVTIR; encoded by the coding sequence ATGGCAAAGAAGACTAAGAAGAATGAACAGCTGCCGGAGGGCATGAGCCGTCGTCAGGCAAAACTTGCAGCCCGCGCGGCTGAACGTGCAGCACTTGAGCGTGAACCTCGCCCATTCGAGGGCCTGGCAATGGAGTCACAGCTCGTTGCACTGCAGGAATTCATTCCATCTGCAACCGCACCCATCACCGTTGCAGGCACCGATCGCAAGATCACCCTCTGTACCGTGCTTCCAGGCGCAGCTGCGGCACTTGTCCGCGAAGAAGCATTCGGCGGCGAAGCGTTTGTTGCAATGCAGCAGGCCATCCGCTCCAACAACCCAAGCAAGGACCTCGCGTTCGCGCTGAACTGGGTCATCAACGCAAAAGCCGGCGAGTCACTGGCCACCGCCACAGCGGACGGCACCCAGCCAGAGCTAAAGAGCTTGCTTAACGACGCCGACACCCTCGAAATCACCACTCACCAGGACTTCAACTGGTGGCTGGCGGAAAACGACAACCTCTCCCCAGAAGTTGCGCAGCACATGCAGGCAGCCAATGACTCCATCCTGCCTTCACACGAAGTCGAAGCAGACGTCCCAGGCGCTGTTTGGTGGGTCAACCCAGGCGGAAAAGCGCACATCCGTTGGGTCCGCACCGAAAACGAAACCGCACTGTTCAACGCTTTGGCACGCATCGCAGCACGTGGCGAGCTGAATCTCGGCGAAGAAACTAAGTTCGCTGGTGCTTTCCGCACCCACGGCATCGTCGTCCCAGTGTGGGATCTCGATCCTGAGCGTCCATCCACCGATTACGCCGATGTTTTGGTTGCACTCAACGAGAAGATCGTCGCTGAACTGGATAACGATGCACAGCTCAACGCCGACGAGCGCCGTCAGCTGGAGAACATCAAGTCCCGCCAGGTGACCATCCGCTAA
- a CDS encoding glycerophosphodiester phosphodiesterase, which produces MKVIAHRGLSSRFPELTESAFRAALELPIHGIETDVRLTKCGEVVNVHDPIVDRVSNGRGRVSRLDLESLLSLNFGTKETPEKVLTLNNLLDIFEDYPDKHLYIETKHPMRYAVMLEEEITKILKYRGLTEDPRIHIISFALPAMYRMARLAPQLDRIHLRRSWERWGNPRDVRCGVPTGLGLSLERAKMDPRMIGAKGLPTYLFTVDKQKDMLWAREQGVDMLATNYPDRAAELLNAHPKPAMYANAHGKED; this is translated from the coding sequence ATGAAAGTCATCGCGCACCGAGGTTTATCGTCTCGCTTTCCCGAATTAACAGAGTCTGCGTTTCGGGCGGCTCTAGAGCTACCGATTCATGGAATTGAAACTGATGTCCGGCTGACTAAATGTGGCGAAGTGGTTAACGTCCATGACCCCATTGTGGATCGCGTGTCGAATGGTCGCGGTCGGGTGTCGCGTTTGGACTTGGAATCCTTGCTGAGCTTGAACTTTGGAACCAAAGAAACCCCAGAAAAAGTGCTTACTTTAAACAATCTATTAGATATTTTTGAGGATTATCCAGATAAGCACCTTTATATAGAAACCAAGCACCCAATGCGCTACGCGGTCATGCTGGAAGAAGAAATCACAAAAATCTTAAAATATCGTGGGCTGACGGAAGACCCACGCATCCACATCATTTCTTTTGCACTTCCCGCGATGTATCGCATGGCTCGCCTTGCTCCACAGCTTGATCGCATTCATCTGCGCAGGTCGTGGGAGCGTTGGGGTAATCCGCGCGATGTGCGCTGCGGTGTACCCACCGGTTTGGGGTTGTCGCTGGAGCGGGCGAAGATGGATCCAAGGATGATTGGGGCGAAAGGGTTACCCACCTATCTTTTCACCGTCGATAAGCAAAAAGACATGCTGTGGGCGCGCGAACAGGGCGTCGACATGCTCGCCACCAATTATCCGGACCGTGCGGCGGAGCTTTTGAACGCACATCCCAAGCCCGCCATGTACGCTAATGCGCATGGCAAAGAAGACTAA
- a CDS encoding GntP family permease: MDTWEQTLGTGPLLGIAAGAIALILVLVIVFKLHAFLTLILVSIVTALAAGIPVTAVVDTLLDGFGKTLASVALLVGLGAMLGRLVETSGGAKSLADTMVRIFGEKRAAFALGVASLIMGFPIFFDAGLVVMLPVIFAVARRLNGSVLTFGIPAAGAFSVMHVFVPPHPGPIAASEFFGAQVGYVLIAGIIVALPTWYLTGYLLGKFLGRKFPLPVPDLLSGGAQEDDQPQNPANAVSIIVILLIPMLLIFGNTGTSMAVSAGLLDAESTMVKILGFLGETPVALLITLIIALFFLGNRRGINGSALEKTIEGALGPICSVVLITGAGGMFGGVLRTSGIGGALADSMADLGLPVIAGCFIVAAVLRVAQGSATVALTTAAALMAPAVAAADFNEFQLAAIVISTAAGSVIASHVNDSGFWLVGRLMNADVPTTLKTWTVNQTCIAIVGFVMAYAMFGLASLA, encoded by the coding sequence ATGGACACCTGGGAACAAACCCTTGGAACAGGGCCACTGCTAGGCATTGCAGCCGGCGCCATTGCCCTCATCTTGGTTCTCGTCATCGTTTTTAAACTCCATGCTTTTCTCACCCTAATACTGGTTTCAATTGTTACCGCACTTGCTGCCGGCATTCCCGTCACCGCAGTAGTGGACACTCTCCTTGACGGTTTTGGTAAAACACTCGCCTCGGTCGCCCTATTGGTAGGCCTGGGTGCCATGCTTGGTCGATTGGTTGAAACATCCGGTGGCGCAAAATCTCTAGCCGACACTATGGTGCGAATCTTCGGTGAAAAACGAGCAGCTTTCGCACTCGGTGTCGCATCGCTGATCATGGGATTCCCTATCTTCTTCGATGCTGGCCTCGTGGTCATGCTCCCAGTGATCTTCGCAGTAGCTCGACGCCTCAACGGCTCCGTCCTTACTTTTGGTATCCCTGCAGCTGGCGCCTTCTCTGTCATGCACGTGTTCGTCCCACCTCACCCAGGCCCAATTGCAGCCTCTGAATTCTTCGGCGCACAAGTTGGATACGTACTAATCGCTGGCATCATCGTTGCACTACCCACCTGGTATTTAACCGGTTACCTGCTAGGTAAGTTCTTAGGCCGAAAGTTCCCCCTTCCCGTACCCGATCTACTCAGTGGTGGAGCACAGGAAGATGATCAGCCTCAGAACCCAGCTAACGCAGTGTCGATCATTGTCATTTTGCTCATTCCTATGCTCCTTATTTTTGGCAATACCGGAACATCAATGGCAGTTTCCGCCGGCCTCCTAGATGCAGAATCCACCATGGTGAAAATTCTAGGATTCCTCGGCGAAACACCAGTGGCACTGCTCATTACCTTGATCATTGCCCTGTTCTTCCTAGGCAACCGACGTGGCATTAATGGTTCTGCTCTAGAGAAAACCATCGAAGGCGCACTCGGCCCAATCTGTTCAGTCGTATTAATCACTGGCGCCGGTGGCATGTTCGGTGGAGTGCTACGCACGTCTGGAATTGGAGGAGCGCTTGCAGACTCCATGGCAGATCTAGGACTTCCAGTTATCGCAGGTTGTTTCATCGTGGCAGCCGTCCTTCGTGTCGCGCAGGGTTCTGCCACCGTTGCGCTAACCACCGCCGCAGCACTCATGGCACCTGCTGTTGCCGCTGCTGACTTTAACGAATTCCAGCTTGCTGCCATCGTTATTTCCACTGCCGCTGGTTCTGTTATTGCCAGCCACGTCAACGACTCCGGATTCTGGCTCGTTGGTCGACTCATGAACGCCGACGTACCCACCACGCTAAAAACTTGGACCGTAAACCAAACCTGCATTGCGATTGTGGGATTTGTGATGGCCTATGCAATGTTCGGATTGGCATCGCTTGCATAG
- a CDS encoding pyruvate kinase, whose amino-acid sequence MNEFDQDILQEIKTELDELILELDEVTQTHSEAIGQVSPTHYVGARNLMHYAHLRTKDLRGLQQRLSSVGATRLTTTEPAVQARLKAARNVIGAFAGEGPLYPPSDVVDAFEDADEILDEHAEILLGEPLPDTPSCIMVTLPTEAATDIELVRGFAKSGMNLARINCAHDDETVWKQMIDNVHTVAEEVGREIRVSMDLAGPKVRTGEIAPGAEVGRARVTRDETGKVLTPAKLWITAHGSEPVPAPESLPGRPALPIEVTPEWFDKLEIGSVINVPDTRGSRRAFTVTRVFDGAVLAEGPQKAYISNGTLLEHNYDRSRVYGIPAVVQRINLKVGDRLILTDEELTYDPSLGSGRTPRISCTLPQAVDAIKVGHRVLFDDGAIAAVCIDKTSTADGHNDVELEVTHARPQGVNLAAYKGINLPDSELPLPSLTEEDLQHLRFVVKYADIAAISFIRNVADVEYLLQALADIGDPVAVERLGLVLKIETIPGYEGLAQILLTGMRHENFGIMIARGDLAVELGFDRMAEVPQLIMALAEAAHVPTILATQVLENMAKNGLPSRAEITDAAMALRAECVMLNKGPHINDAIKVLTEMSRKLGASQRKSRLLLRKVKSWEE is encoded by the coding sequence ATGAATGAGTTTGACCAGGACATTCTCCAGGAGATCAAGACTGAACTCGACGAGTTAATTCTAGAACTTGATGAGGTGACACAAACTCACAGCGAGGCCATCGGGCAGGTCTCCCCAACCCATTACGTTGGTGCCCGCAACCTCATGCATTACGCGCATCTTCGCACCAAAGACCTCCGTGGCCTGCAGCAACGCCTCTCCTCTGTGGGAGCTACCCGCTTGACTACCACCGAACCAGCAGTGCAGGCCCGCCTCAAGGCCGCCCGCAATGTTATCGGAGCTTTCGCAGGTGAAGGCCCACTTTATCCACCCTCAGATGTCGTCGATGCCTTCGAAGATGCCGATGAGATTCTCGACGAGCACGCCGAAATTCTCCTTGGCGAACCCCTACCGGATACTCCATCCTGCATCATGGTCACCCTGCCCACCGAAGCCGCCACCGACATTGAACTTGTCCGTGGCTTCGCCAAAAGCGGCATGAATCTAGCTCGCATCAACTGTGCACACGACGATGAAACCGTCTGGAAGCAGATGATCGACAACGTCCACACCGTTGCAGAAGAAGTTGGCCGGGAAATCCGCGTCAGCATGGACCTCGCCGGACCAAAAGTACGCACCGGCGAAATCGCCCCAGGCGCAGAAGTAGGTCGCGCACGAGTAACCCGCGACGAAACCGGAAAAGTACTGACGCCCGCAAAACTGTGGATCACCGCCCACGGCTCCGAACCAGTCCCAGCCCCCGAAAGCCTGCCCGGTCGCCCCGCTCTGCCGATTGAAGTCACCCCAGAATGGTTCGACAAACTAGAAATCGGCAGCGTCATCAACGTCCCAGACACCCGCGGATCCCGCCGAGCATTCACCGTGACCAGGGTTTTTGATGGCGCGGTCCTCGCCGAAGGCCCACAAAAAGCCTACATCTCCAACGGCACCCTCCTGGAACACAACTACGACCGCTCCCGGGTCTACGGCATCCCCGCCGTAGTTCAGCGCATCAACCTCAAAGTCGGCGACCGCCTCATCCTTACCGACGAAGAACTCACCTACGATCCATCCCTCGGATCCGGCCGCACACCACGCATCAGCTGCACCCTTCCACAAGCAGTCGATGCAATTAAAGTCGGGCACCGCGTGCTTTTCGACGACGGAGCCATCGCCGCAGTCTGCATCGACAAGACCTCCACTGCCGACGGCCACAACGACGTAGAATTGGAAGTCACCCACGCCCGCCCACAAGGCGTAAACCTGGCCGCATACAAGGGAATCAACCTCCCAGACTCCGAACTTCCACTCCCAAGCCTCACTGAAGAAGACCTCCAACACCTGCGCTTTGTCGTCAAATACGCCGACATCGCAGCCATCTCCTTCATCCGAAACGTCGCCGACGTGGAATACCTCCTCCAAGCACTCGCCGACATCGGAGATCCAGTAGCCGTCGAACGCCTTGGCCTCGTCCTTAAAATCGAGACCATCCCAGGCTACGAAGGCCTCGCCCAAATCCTCCTGACCGGCATGCGCCACGAAAACTTCGGCATCATGATCGCCCGCGGAGACCTCGCCGTCGAACTCGGCTTCGACCGCATGGCAGAAGTCCCCCAACTGATCATGGCCCTTGCCGAAGCCGCCCACGTCCCAACCATCTTGGCCACCCAAGTCCTGGAAAACATGGCCAAAAACGGACTCCCATCTCGCGCAGAAATCACCGACGCAGCAATGGCACTTCGCGCTGAATGCGTCATGCTGAACAAGGGACCACACATCAACGACGCCATCAAGGTCCTCACCGAAATGAGCCGCAAACTTGGTGCATCCCAACGAAAGAGTAGGCTGCTGCTGCGCAAGGTGAAGAGCTGGGAAGAGTAA